A region of uncultured Carboxylicivirga sp. DNA encodes the following proteins:
- the trxA gene encoding thioredoxin has translation MKGNFNTIIQSQTPVLVDFFAEWCGPCKVQAPILVELSREMEGKVKIIKLDVDKNPEIAQRFQIRGVPTLAIFKNGTSVWRQSGVVDKSSLKSIILSHQ, from the coding sequence ATGAAAGGAAATTTTAATACTATAATACAATCACAGACTCCAGTTTTAGTTGATTTCTTTGCCGAGTGGTGCGGTCCATGCAAAGTACAAGCCCCCATACTGGTGGAATTATCCCGTGAAATGGAAGGAAAAGTAAAAATTATTAAACTAGACGTTGATAAAAACCCGGAAATAGCACAGCGCTTTCAGATACGAGGAGTTCCTACATTGGCAATATTTAAGAATGGGACAAGTGTCTGGAGACAATCAGGAGTGGTTGATAAAAGTAGTTTGAAAAGTATAATCTTAAGTCATCAATAA
- a CDS encoding Hsp20 family protein: MKTLVMYNNPFIESYLFEPFSLLTNSVMESTNHTPFQYQWQFPLSDFSKRDLSIEVENNALVIKGYKKHSSLFNNKKESVKEFNSHIRLTDDMDVEKINAKFKKGILTIEIPKKKESITYREIPISGVNIAERKDEMQDNKTGWLDVLTEKIKKTFNHAA; the protein is encoded by the coding sequence ATGAAAACACTTGTAATGTATAATAATCCGTTTATTGAGTCATATCTGTTCGAACCATTTTCCTTATTGACAAACTCTGTAATGGAATCAACAAACCATACACCTTTTCAATATCAATGGCAATTTCCTTTGTCTGATTTTTCTAAAAGAGATTTAAGTATTGAAGTTGAAAATAATGCACTTGTCATTAAAGGTTACAAGAAGCATTCTTCATTATTCAATAACAAAAAAGAAAGTGTTAAAGAGTTCAATTCGCATATTCGTTTAACAGATGATATGGATGTCGAAAAAATTAATGCAAAATTCAAAAAAGGTATTCTTACAATTGAAATTCCAAAGAAAAAAGAGTCAATTACTTACCGTGAAATACCTATCTCAGGCGTAAATATTGCGGAAAGAAAAGATGAAATGCAAGACAATAAAACAGGTTGGTTGGATGTTTTAACCGAGAAGATCAAAAAAACATTCAATCACGCAGCATAA
- a CDS encoding Hsp20/alpha crystallin family protein: protein MTLARLNNRFPSMPSIFDRFFDGELMDWNNSNFSSTNTTMPAVNVKENDNEFSIDVAAPGMKKDDFKVSYDNGRLTISSEFKNESEEKEDEKVTRREFSYQSFQRSFTVEETAVESENISASYENGILHITLPKREEIKPKPAKQIDIK from the coding sequence ATGACACTTGCAAGATTAAACAACAGATTTCCATCAATGCCTTCAATCTTTGATCGTTTTTTTGATGGTGAATTGATGGACTGGAATAACAGCAATTTTTCAAGTACTAACACTACTATGCCTGCTGTTAATGTAAAGGAGAATGACAATGAATTTTCAATCGATGTTGCTGCTCCTGGTATGAAAAAGGACGATTTTAAAGTAAGCTACGACAATGGCAGACTAACTATTTCTTCTGAATTCAAAAATGAATCAGAAGAAAAAGAAGATGAAAAAGTCACTCGCCGCGAGTTTAGCTATCAATCATTTCAACGTTCTTTTACCGTTGAAGAAACCGCTGTTGAATCAGAAAATATTTCTGCTTCATACGAAAACGGAATTCTTCATATTACTCTACCCAAAAGGGAAGAAATTAAACCAAAACCAGCAAAACAGATTGATATTAAGTAA
- the ruvX gene encoding Holliday junction resolvase RuvX gives MNVFFCGGYQLAIFILILNYFALAYSAIFAENFFMGRILAIDYGRKKSGIAVTDPLQIIANGLTTVASHELFDFIINYMKVEAVEKIVIGHPTQNSGEDSESMKYIQPFVNRLKNKLPEIPVVWVDERFTSKLAFQAMIDGGLKKKARQDKALIDKVSATIILQTYLEQNRL, from the coding sequence ATGAATGTGTTTTTTTGTGGTGGATATCAATTAGCGATATTCATCTTAATTCTTAATTATTTTGCATTGGCATATTCTGCTATCTTTGCAGAAAACTTTTTTATGGGCAGAATTCTTGCCATTGATTATGGTAGAAAAAAGAGTGGTATTGCAGTTACAGATCCATTGCAGATTATAGCCAATGGATTAACGACTGTCGCTTCACATGAATTATTTGATTTCATTATCAATTATATGAAAGTGGAAGCAGTAGAGAAAATAGTAATTGGTCATCCTACTCAAAATTCAGGTGAAGATTCTGAATCTATGAAATACATTCAACCATTTGTCAATAGATTGAAAAATAAGCTTCCTGAAATTCCTGTAGTTTGGGTAGATGAACGTTTTACTTCAAAGCTTGCATTTCAGGCAATGATTGATGGAGGATTAAAAAAGAAAGCCCGTCAGGATAAAGCGCTGATAGATAAGGTAAGCGCAACTATTATTTTACAAACTTATTTGGAACAGAACAGATTATGA
- the def gene encoding peptide deformylase, which translates to MIYPVVVYGHPVLRKVAEDIDKDYKDLDTIIENMWETMYHSDGIGLAAPQIGKSIRLFVIDADPLKDEFPELKGLKQVFINAKIELLESKEEALSEGCLSLPTIREDVKRPTKIRIIYLDQNFQKKVEEYEGFAARVIQHEYDHIEGKLFIDYLNPLKRRILKGKLTKISKGDVEVKYKIKTAK; encoded by the coding sequence ATGATATATCCTGTTGTTGTATACGGACATCCGGTATTGCGTAAAGTCGCTGAAGATATTGATAAAGATTATAAAGATTTAGATACAATAATCGAAAATATGTGGGAAACCATGTATCATTCCGATGGTATTGGTTTGGCTGCTCCTCAAATAGGTAAATCTATTCGTTTATTTGTAATAGATGCTGATCCGTTAAAAGATGAGTTTCCTGAATTAAAGGGGTTAAAACAGGTTTTTATTAATGCTAAAATTGAGCTTCTGGAAAGTAAGGAAGAAGCATTGTCTGAAGGTTGTTTGAGCTTGCCTACGATCCGGGAAGATGTGAAGCGTCCTACTAAAATCAGAATTATATATCTGGACCAGAATTTCCAAAAGAAGGTAGAAGAATATGAAGGTTTTGCTGCCCGTGTAATTCAACATGAATACGATCATATTGAAGGCAAATTGTTTATCGATTACCTAAATCCTTTAAAGAGAAGAATCTTAAAAGGTAAACTTACTAAAATATCCAAAGGTGATGTTGAGGTAAAATACAAAATCAAAACTGCAAAATAG
- a CDS encoding polysaccharide biosynthesis/export family protein, which produces MRKLFIILLGIVALSCVPQKDIIYLQDNSVTDTLVDYSNINQKIKIKAFDQLYLQVTSLDDGKINFMSNDANRYGGGRSENDLAMVSYVVDDKGYIQLPIIGNFYVLGLNSDEAASKIQKELEMYLNEPTVKVAFVNKNITVLGYVEKPGRYFYATEHINIFQALGMAGDVNVYGNRKYAVVVRDENNKVTKQRIDLTDVDLLGQKAFYLQPNDVVYIEPMNKRKWGIDTFPWALVLSGITTFILVANYIK; this is translated from the coding sequence ATGAGAAAACTCTTTATAATATTATTGGGGATAGTAGCATTGAGTTGTGTTCCTCAAAAAGACATTATATATCTTCAGGATAATTCAGTTACAGATACTTTAGTAGATTATTCAAATATCAATCAAAAGATTAAAATAAAAGCTTTTGATCAGTTGTATCTCCAGGTTACCTCTTTAGATGATGGTAAAATAAATTTTATGAGTAACGATGCAAACCGTTATGGAGGTGGGCGCTCTGAAAATGATCTGGCCATGGTATCCTATGTTGTGGATGATAAAGGCTACATTCAGTTACCAATAATCGGCAATTTTTATGTGTTAGGTTTAAATAGTGATGAAGCCGCGAGTAAAATTCAAAAAGAACTGGAAATGTATTTGAATGAGCCAACAGTTAAAGTGGCCTTCGTGAATAAAAACATTACAGTGCTTGGATATGTTGAGAAACCGGGAAGGTACTTTTATGCAACGGAGCATATAAATATTTTTCAGGCTTTAGGTATGGCCGGAGATGTAAATGTTTATGGTAATCGTAAATATGCGGTTGTTGTCAGGGATGAAAATAATAAAGTTACCAAGCAAAGAATAGACCTCACTGATGTTGATTTATTAGGGCAAAAAGCTTTTTATCTGCAGCCCAACGATGTGGTTTATATTGAGCCTATGAATAAAAGGAAATGGGGAATTGATACCTTTCCATGGGCACTTGTTTTATCTGGTATCACCACATTTATTTTAGTAGCAAACTACATAAAGTAA
- a CDS encoding polysaccharide biosynthesis tyrosine autokinase, which produces MNGSLQRQNKDQYLDIRKIVEIVRKKWYFYVIAIVDFILLAFVLGKVIAPTYEVSSSIYIKENSSLQSQKATEFLQSFQLFDQKKAFQNEMLILKSTPLIIETVEQLNLEIEYYRVANLIEKEIYNDAPFVVLYDSSHVQAIDVKFSIEFQEDGKFIIEADGDDVSVIDYATDKVFKNKGTVSLDGSFFQSDEVAGDLFSFRVFLKDASKIQNIIDKEYSFVFKDKNAVVKGIQRNLKVAPENPDVSIVEIRLQDHSYNKAVDFVTTLTDIYLRKNLNRKNHLAQNTIAYINSQLEEISDSLTVAEHRLESFRSGNQVIDISSKAGRIFERLHQLELEKSTVDRQFQYYQYLDEFFKENDDLSDLVVPSSMGISDQTLNELMRDLIILVNQRSELIGKKQEKSPYLKNIEIQIESLKRPIVENIDFSIKTLKRTLNDLTSKINEMKRDLEDLPRTERQLVGFERKFQLNDAIYTFLLQRRAEAQIAKASNLPEHEVVEPARMVRQVFPDPMINYSLAVLLGILIPSMLIMLLRFFDDRIKGEQALDDFSILPFLGSVLKNTEKAEVVVAKNPHSAIAETFRTIRTNLFFFIKRETHKTILITSSVAGEGKSFISLNLALSLSNMGKKVVLVGYDLRKSNQYMDLVKDHKNGLSSYYVGNKVLSDIIQETEFKGLDVITPGVIPPNPLELIAGESTKDVFKSLRKQYDYIVVDSSPVGVVSDAYFLMEYSDINVFVVRENFSKKSIVENVFTDMQQKEVKNLGVVLNASRLEDRKYRYEYYNKYNTEETSLK; this is translated from the coding sequence ATGAATGGTTCATTGCAAAGGCAGAACAAAGACCAGTATCTCGATATTCGTAAGATTGTTGAGATTGTTAGAAAGAAATGGTATTTCTATGTAATTGCTATTGTCGATTTTATCCTATTGGCATTTGTGTTGGGTAAAGTTATAGCACCAACATACGAAGTGTCATCCAGTATTTATATCAAGGAGAATAGTAGCTTACAAAGTCAGAAAGCAACAGAATTTTTACAAAGTTTTCAATTGTTTGATCAGAAAAAAGCATTTCAGAATGAGATGCTAATATTGAAATCTACTCCATTGATAATTGAAACAGTTGAACAGCTCAATTTGGAAATTGAATATTACAGGGTTGCCAATTTAATTGAAAAAGAGATTTATAATGATGCCCCATTTGTAGTTCTTTACGACTCAAGCCATGTTCAGGCTATTGATGTCAAATTTAGTATTGAATTTCAAGAGGATGGTAAATTTATTATTGAAGCAGATGGCGATGATGTTAGTGTGATAGATTATGCCACGGATAAGGTTTTTAAAAATAAGGGAACAGTTTCGTTGGATGGTTCCTTCTTTCAATCTGACGAGGTGGCTGGTGATCTTTTTAGTTTCAGGGTATTTTTAAAGGATGCATCTAAAATTCAGAACATAATTGATAAAGAGTATAGTTTTGTTTTTAAGGATAAAAATGCTGTTGTTAAAGGGATTCAAAGAAACCTGAAAGTAGCCCCTGAGAATCCCGATGTAAGTATTGTGGAAATAAGATTACAGGATCATTCTTATAATAAAGCGGTTGATTTTGTTACAACTCTTACTGATATCTATTTAAGAAAGAATTTGAATCGTAAAAATCATCTGGCTCAAAATACAATTGCTTATATCAATTCTCAGTTGGAGGAGATTTCTGATTCTCTAACGGTTGCAGAGCATCGATTAGAGAGTTTCCGCTCTGGTAACCAGGTAATTGATATTTCGAGTAAAGCGGGGCGGATATTTGAGCGCTTACATCAGCTTGAGCTTGAAAAGTCAACTGTTGATCGGCAGTTTCAGTATTATCAATACCTTGATGAGTTTTTCAAAGAGAATGATGATCTATCTGATTTGGTTGTTCCTTCATCAATGGGAATTAGTGATCAGACATTAAATGAGTTGATGCGAGATTTGATCATATTGGTTAATCAACGTAGTGAATTAATTGGGAAAAAGCAGGAAAAGAGTCCATATCTGAAAAATATTGAGATTCAGATTGAGAGTTTAAAAAGACCAATTGTTGAGAATATCGATTTTTCTATCAAAACATTAAAACGAACTTTAAATGATCTCACATCTAAAATTAATGAGATGAAAAGAGATCTTGAAGATCTGCCACGCACAGAAAGGCAATTGGTTGGTTTTGAACGTAAGTTCCAATTGAATGATGCTATTTATACTTTTTTGTTGCAGCGGCGTGCAGAAGCTCAAATAGCTAAAGCTTCCAATTTGCCTGAACATGAAGTGGTGGAACCAGCGCGCATGGTTCGTCAGGTTTTTCCAGATCCAATGATTAACTACAGTCTGGCTGTTTTATTAGGAATATTAATTCCTTCCATGCTTATAATGCTGCTGCGCTTCTTTGATGACAGAATAAAAGGAGAACAAGCTTTGGATGACTTCAGTATATTACCATTTTTAGGATCGGTTTTAAAAAATACTGAGAAAGCCGAAGTAGTAGTGGCTAAAAATCCGCATTCCGCCATTGCAGAGACTTTCAGAACCATTCGAACCAATCTGTTCTTTTTTATTAAACGAGAGACGCATAAAACAATATTGATTACATCCAGTGTGGCAGGTGAGGGCAAGAGCTTTATTTCGTTGAACCTTGCGTTATCACTTTCAAATATGGGCAAAAAGGTTGTTTTGGTTGGATATGATTTAAGAAAGAGTAATCAGTATATGGACCTGGTGAAGGATCATAAAAATGGATTGTCATCCTATTATGTTGGTAACAAGGTATTATCGGATATCATTCAGGAGACAGAATTCAAAGGTCTTGATGTTATTACACCCGGAGTCATTCCTCCTAATCCACTTGAATTGATTGCAGGGGAATCAACCAAAGATGTTTTTAAAAGTTTACGAAAACAATACGATTATATTGTAGTTGATTCATCTCCTGTAGGTGTTGTTAGCGATGCTTATTTCCTTATGGAATACTCAGACATTAATGTATTTGTGGTTCGCGAAAACTTTAGTAAAAAATCGATCGTTGAAAATGTATTCACAGATATGCAACAGAAAGAAGTTAAAAATTTGGGTGTTGTTTTGAATGCCAGTCGATTAGAAGATCGTAAATATCGATACGAGTATTACAATAAGTATAATACAGAAGAAACGAGTCTGAAATAG
- a CDS encoding glycosyltransferase family 4 protein encodes MGKAPMPSICFVIPQYVTFSTGGAEIQVFYLINELLNRGWKVELLCGGKGKEHSIKSSPYLDHRVKYHYYRFRSIRFLEFFSVFFLLFQTRSNFYYQRTDFSLTGACAMYCKLFSKKMIYALAHDKDAEKDKYSKAFSAFEYKSKFKKWIRKTDFFLVDKLVEWGKQNADLILAQNRHQQIQFKKSFNKKAELISNSFSQYQSESVQKENIVLWVGNASPDKHPEKFIQIVKHLHHLKNWRFVMIGKGTELHTDYELSKIETKGELSYPETLEWFDKARLFVNTSSAEGMPNTFIQSWFKKVAVFSLSVDPDNLLNDMQLGYCFNNDIKEMTDFIDQLLANNIKVDDLLDKAYRYATKTFDLKKNVDRLIELISN; translated from the coding sequence ATGGGTAAAGCTCCGATGCCTTCCATTTGTTTTGTTATTCCCCAATATGTAACATTTAGTACAGGAGGGGCTGAGATTCAAGTGTTTTATCTTATCAATGAACTATTAAACAGAGGATGGAAGGTTGAATTGCTTTGTGGAGGGAAAGGTAAAGAGCATAGTATCAAAAGTAGTCCATATTTAGATCATAGGGTAAAGTATCATTATTATAGATTTAGATCGATTCGGTTTCTGGAATTTTTTTCTGTTTTCTTTTTATTGTTCCAGACCAGATCAAATTTCTATTATCAACGGACTGATTTTTCATTAACAGGTGCATGTGCAATGTATTGTAAGTTGTTTAGCAAGAAAATGATTTATGCATTAGCGCATGATAAAGATGCTGAAAAAGATAAATATAGTAAGGCTTTTAGTGCTTTTGAATATAAGTCGAAGTTTAAGAAATGGATACGTAAAACTGATTTTTTCTTAGTTGATAAATTAGTTGAATGGGGGAAACAAAATGCTGATTTAATACTTGCTCAAAATCGACATCAGCAAATACAGTTTAAAAAATCGTTTAATAAGAAAGCGGAATTAATTTCCAATTCATTTTCTCAATACCAATCAGAATCCGTTCAAAAGGAAAATATTGTATTATGGGTTGGAAATGCTTCACCTGATAAACACCCTGAAAAATTTATACAGATTGTGAAGCATCTGCATCATCTGAAAAATTGGCGTTTTGTAATGATTGGTAAAGGAACTGAATTACATACTGATTACGAATTATCAAAGATAGAGACAAAAGGGGAATTGAGTTACCCGGAAACTCTAGAATGGTTTGATAAGGCCAGGTTATTTGTCAATACCAGTTCAGCAGAAGGTATGCCTAACACATTCATCCAATCCTGGTTTAAGAAAGTTGCTGTGTTCAGTTTATCTGTCGATCCTGATAACCTGTTAAATGACATGCAATTGGGTTATTGTTTTAATAATGATATTAAAGAGATGACTGACTTTATTGATCAGCTCCTCGCTAATAATATAAAGGTTGATGACTTATTAGATAAGGCATATCGTTATGCAACGAAAACTTTTGATCTGAAAAAGAATGTAGACAGATTAATTGAACTAATTTCAAATTGA
- a CDS encoding glycosyltransferase → MKVLHLTGKDYFGAGRAAYRLHKGLLKEGVESLMFVGDKHTNDDTVLNVQNSLLHKFFKKVLIKLEKHWLNISGERTNSMFSSGIHGFSLAKKVNAMNPDIIHVHWINRGYMKLNEILKMKAPVVITMHDVWYFTGGCHYTKGCSKFTNKCGKCPQLNSNESDDISTYIQSLKKNTYKKKKIHFIAPSHWMKSEAERSSLLKDQNVHHLSNGIDAAVFSYQTRARARFDFSQDKKLVLYAAVDATSDDNKGFKLLNEAIHFLDKDHFELVVIGGKKEDAYLINGIKIHNVGYIGDDKLLIDYLSASDVVVVPSKHENLSNLIMESLSCSKPVVAFNIGGNSDMITHEKNGYLAKPFDSEDLANGLRWCVNDEDRNAQLSANARQTIEEQYSIDRVSKSHLDLYSKIIEGLND, encoded by the coding sequence ATGAAAGTATTACATTTAACAGGTAAGGATTACTTTGGTGCCGGACGGGCAGCTTATCGGTTGCATAAAGGGCTTCTGAAGGAAGGTGTTGAATCCTTGATGTTTGTTGGGGATAAGCATACCAATGATGATACTGTTTTAAATGTGCAGAATTCACTGTTGCATAAATTTTTTAAGAAGGTATTGATAAAGCTTGAAAAGCATTGGTTAAATATTTCCGGAGAAAGAACAAATAGCATGTTCTCATCTGGGATTCATGGATTTTCATTGGCTAAAAAAGTAAATGCTATGAACCCTGATATTATTCATGTACATTGGATAAACAGGGGATATATGAAACTGAATGAGATATTAAAAATGAAAGCACCGGTCGTAATTACTATGCATGATGTATGGTATTTTACTGGAGGTTGTCATTATACTAAAGGCTGTTCTAAATTTACTAACAAGTGCGGAAAATGCCCTCAGCTAAATTCAAATGAGTCAGATGATATAAGTACCTATATTCAATCATTAAAAAAGAATACATATAAGAAGAAAAAAATTCATTTTATAGCACCCAGCCATTGGATGAAATCGGAAGCAGAGCGAAGTAGTCTTTTAAAAGATCAAAATGTACATCATCTTTCAAATGGCATTGATGCAGCTGTTTTTTCTTATCAAACAAGGGCACGTGCCAGATTCGATTTTTCACAGGATAAGAAATTGGTTTTGTATGCTGCTGTAGATGCTACCTCTGATGACAATAAAGGTTTTAAATTGCTAAATGAGGCTATTCACTTTTTGGATAAAGATCATTTTGAATTAGTTGTGATTGGAGGTAAGAAGGAAGATGCTTATCTGATTAATGGAATAAAAATTCATAATGTTGGTTATATAGGAGATGACAAACTCTTAATTGATTATCTTTCAGCTTCTGATGTTGTTGTGGTACCGTCAAAACATGAGAATCTTTCTAATTTGATAATGGAGTCATTATCCTGTTCGAAGCCTGTTGTTGCTTTCAACATTGGAGGCAATAGTGATATGATTACCCACGAGAAAAATGGTTATTTGGCTAAGCCTTTTGATAGTGAAGATCTGGCAAATGGGCTTAGATGGTGTGTGAATGATGAAGATCGAAATGCACAATTATCTGCAAATGCCAGACAAACTATTGAAGAGCAGTATTCAATTGATAGAGTGAGTAAAAGCCATCTTGACTTATATTCGAAAATTATAGAAGGATTAAATGATTAA
- a CDS encoding O-antigen ligase family protein — protein MINKTKIIDYLLVYFLVAFSGIPFFYRSRIEVLIVFLFFPLMVFLYRKRKVDKYIIYYIAFALLIQAGQVLKFYYLPVTTFIGLHVRLLFAYLTLKAVDKRFVGYYVNILVISVIISWFFYFLSYHSSFEYILRDKIAPFFKHPFLKESNYNYFKNVILYTINTKGEGFLFLKRNSGPFWEPGAFSGFLIIALLFNSIRKKYLWNRKNVILILGLISTFSTTGLIGLLYVIISYYLVHQNVKRRIVFVPVLIVGVIYLFVSVDFIGDKIMRKLSFTDYTYNTRFKSAQKDIIDFAQSPFVGLGRAEKTRFGEETEERKIHRNNGVTNLLASYGIFAFFLYFILTWIGWRNYCRSRKFNTNFALFALGGIWLIGFSEVYFTKVFFISLTMLPVLYEPVVNEEEVEE, from the coding sequence ATGATTAATAAAACGAAGATAATAGATTACCTGTTGGTTTATTTTTTGGTTGCTTTTTCAGGCATCCCATTCTTCTATCGTTCCCGAATTGAGGTTTTGATTGTATTCTTATTTTTTCCGTTGATGGTGTTTTTATATCGTAAACGAAAGGTTGATAAATACATAATATATTACATTGCATTTGCCTTATTGATTCAGGCAGGACAGGTATTGAAGTTCTATTATTTGCCTGTTACCACTTTTATTGGATTACATGTTCGGCTCTTGTTTGCCTATCTTACATTAAAAGCAGTTGATAAGCGATTTGTCGGGTATTACGTTAATATTCTGGTGATTTCGGTAATCATAAGTTGGTTTTTTTATTTTCTGTCCTATCATTCATCATTTGAATATATTCTCAGAGATAAAATAGCTCCTTTTTTTAAGCATCCGTTCTTAAAGGAATCCAATTATAACTATTTTAAGAATGTTATACTTTATACAATAAATACCAAAGGAGAAGGATTTTTGTTTTTAAAACGAAATTCCGGACCATTCTGGGAACCGGGTGCATTCTCAGGCTTTTTAATTATTGCCCTTCTTTTTAATAGCATTCGAAAAAAATACTTGTGGAATAGAAAGAACGTAATTTTGATATTGGGTTTAATCAGTACCTTCTCTACAACCGGATTGATTGGGCTACTATATGTAATCATTTCCTATTATCTGGTTCATCAGAATGTAAAAAGGCGCATTGTATTTGTTCCGGTTTTAATTGTTGGTGTTATCTACCTGTTTGTTTCAGTTGATTTTATTGGTGATAAAATCATGCGTAAATTATCGTTTACTGACTATACTTATAATACTCGATTTAAGAGCGCTCAGAAAGATATTATTGATTTTGCACAAAGTCCGTTTGTTGGTTTAGGCAGAGCTGAAAAAACCCGATTTGGAGAAGAAACAGAGGAACGGAAGATTCATCGTAATAACGGTGTCACCAACCTGTTAGCCAGTTATGGTATTTTTGCCTTCTTTCTTTATTTTATTTTGACCTGGATTGGGTGGCGTAATTACTGCAGAAGCAGAAAGTTTAATACAAATTTCGCGCTGTTTGCTTTGGGTGGCATTTGGCTTATCGGATTTTCTGAGGTGTATTTCACCAAGGTATTTTTTATTTCCCTTACAATGCTTCCGGTTTTGTATGAGCCTGTTGTAAATGAGGAGGAGGTTGAAGAATGA
- a CDS encoding glycosyltransferase family 2 protein, protein MTQQSYKQFEVVLVDDGSTDETEEEVKQLYPNTHIVKGDGDWWWAKSMNEGFKYALHKDADVVITLNNDVYFNHDLIRDLLDLHNQNPHCILGCLNMIRKEEEYIFFSGVRKIVWWKAKEQKYHKPFTIVDESLKGLHPTKFLNGRGTLIPSDVFKRIGYFDEVHFPQYAADYDFILRSIKSGIRVFISWDIKIYSILEATGEGRTFIKQSWKSFLLSFLNRYSATSWRMWLNYYRKHAGWQIIFGLPIQYLRLCYSFIRKQKQLEGIK, encoded by the coding sequence TTGACACAACAGAGTTACAAGCAATTTGAAGTTGTTTTGGTGGATGATGGTTCAACAGATGAAACTGAAGAGGAAGTTAAACAGTTATATCCCAATACTCATATTGTCAAAGGAGATGGTGATTGGTGGTGGGCTAAATCTATGAATGAAGGCTTTAAATATGCCCTTCATAAAGATGCTGATGTGGTCATCACCTTAAATAATGATGTCTATTTTAATCATGATCTGATTCGGGATTTATTAGATCTTCATAATCAAAATCCACACTGCATTTTAGGATGTTTAAATATGATCAGAAAAGAGGAAGAATATATCTTCTTTTCTGGAGTAAGAAAAATTGTGTGGTGGAAGGCGAAAGAACAGAAATATCATAAACCTTTTACCATTGTTGATGAAAGTCTAAAAGGATTGCATCCAACTAAATTTTTAAATGGGAGGGGAACTCTGATTCCGTCTGATGTTTTTAAAAGGATTGGTTATTTTGATGAGGTACATTTTCCACAATATGCGGCAGATTATGATTTTATATTAAGATCCATTAAATCAGGAATTCGTGTTTTTATTTCCTGGGATATTAAAATTTATTCCATTTTGGAAGCGACAGGAGAAGGCCGGACATTTATTAAACAGTCGTGGAAAAGCTTTTTACTCTCATTTCTAAATCGATATTCAGCAACCAGCTGGCGAATGTGGTTGAATTATTATCGAAAACATGCCGGATGGCAAATCATATTTGGATTACCGATTCAATATCTCCGGTTATGTTACTCTTTTATTCGCAAGCAAAAACAATTGGAGGGCATTAAATGA